A single window of Kitasatospora sp. HUAS MG31 DNA harbors:
- a CDS encoding dipeptidase, producing the protein MTKTPDSAVRSYIDQHEAEFLEDLSAWLRIPSVSADPGRAGEVRRSAEWLVAKLRETGFPVAEVWESDGLPAVFAEWPSGDASAPTVLVYGHHDVQPAAKEDGWATEPFEPTRIGRQLFARGAADDKGQVFFHTLGVRAHLAATGRTAPAVNLKLLIEGEEESGSPNFGALIRREAARLAADVVIISDTGMWAEDTPTVCTGMRGLADCEIDFYGPANDIHSGSFGGAVPNPADVAASLVAALHDADRRVAIPGFYDGIVELTEQERELFAELPFDEQQWLKVAKSGGTLGEAGYSTLERVWARPTAEVNGIWGGYTGPGQKTIVPAEAHVKLSFRLVAGQEVENVRKLVRDWVATRIPEGIRYDIAFPGATRPCLTPLDHPALQSTVRAMGRAFGQKILFTREGGSGPAADLQDVLGAPVLFLGISVPSDGWHSVNEKVELDLLRKGVETSAYLWGDLAENWQ; encoded by the coding sequence ATGACGAAAACCCCGGACAGCGCCGTCCGCTCCTACATCGACCAGCACGAGGCGGAGTTCCTGGAGGACCTCAGCGCCTGGCTGCGGATCCCCTCCGTCTCCGCCGACCCCGGCCGGGCGGGGGAGGTCCGCCGCTCCGCCGAGTGGCTCGTCGCCAAGCTCCGGGAGACCGGCTTCCCGGTGGCCGAGGTCTGGGAGTCGGACGGGCTGCCGGCGGTGTTCGCCGAGTGGCCGTCCGGGGACGCGTCCGCGCCGACCGTGCTGGTCTACGGCCACCACGACGTGCAGCCCGCGGCCAAGGAGGACGGCTGGGCCACCGAGCCCTTCGAGCCCACCCGGATCGGCCGGCAGCTGTTCGCCCGCGGCGCCGCCGACGACAAGGGCCAGGTGTTCTTCCACACCCTCGGCGTCCGGGCCCACCTCGCCGCCACCGGCCGGACCGCTCCCGCGGTCAACCTCAAGCTGCTGATCGAGGGCGAGGAGGAGTCCGGTTCGCCGAACTTCGGTGCCCTGATCCGCCGTGAGGCCGCCCGGCTGGCCGCCGACGTGGTGATCATCTCGGACACCGGCATGTGGGCCGAGGACACCCCGACCGTCTGCACCGGCATGCGCGGCCTCGCCGACTGCGAGATCGACTTCTACGGCCCGGCCAACGACATCCACTCCGGCTCCTTCGGCGGTGCCGTCCCCAACCCGGCCGACGTGGCCGCCTCCCTGGTCGCCGCGCTGCACGACGCAGACCGCCGGGTGGCGATCCCGGGCTTCTACGACGGCATCGTCGAGCTCACCGAGCAGGAGCGCGAGCTCTTCGCCGAACTGCCCTTCGACGAGCAGCAGTGGCTGAAGGTGGCCAAGTCCGGCGGCACCCTGGGCGAGGCCGGCTACTCCACCCTGGAGCGGGTCTGGGCCCGGCCCACCGCGGAGGTCAACGGCATCTGGGGCGGCTACACCGGCCCGGGCCAGAAGACCATCGTGCCGGCCGAGGCGCACGTCAAGCTCTCCTTCCGGCTGGTCGCCGGCCAGGAGGTGGAGAACGTCCGGAAGCTGGTCCGCGACTGGGTCGCCACCCGGATCCCCGAGGGCATCCGGTACGACATCGCCTTCCCCGGCGCGACCCGGCCCTGCCTGACCCCGCTGGACCACCCGGCGCTGCAGTCCACCGTGCGGGCGATGGGCCGGGCCTTCGGCCAGAAGATCCTCTTCACCCGTGAGGGCGGTTCCGGACCGGCCGCGGACCTGCAGGACGTGCTCGGCGCGCCAGTGCTGTTCCTCGGCATCTCGGTGCCCTCCGACGGCTGGCACTCGGTCAACGAGAAGGTCGAGCTGGACCTGCTGCGCAAGGGCGTGGAGACCTCCGCCTACCTGTGGGGCGACCTCGCCGAGAACTGGCAGTGA
- a CDS encoding FtsX-like permease family protein: MKLTAWRATLRIARRDVLRAKGRSALVLAMIALPVLGVAGADVVYRSAELEPQERITRYLGGADALVNSYTRGMTVFQEASGTERTSVRYRPDNAQPTAAERRSAETEPEQLARELLPAGSVLLPVGPSQRAAATTVAGQLGVEVTEADLTDPVWHGTLNVVEGTAPGNPRQIAATRKFLDDSGLRLGSTTTLRGLPGDLTITAVVEHPNDLRSTELIGRPGTLIEPLRQAAGQPQTTGRFDGGRWLVKLPAGATLDWPKVMEFNTYGFTVSSRSVMLDPPDRSQVPYYREVERDGYSQGGGRIDEVALVVVGTVVGMALLEIVLLAGPAFAVGARRSRRQLGLLAAGGGDRSHVRAVVLGGGVVLGLAGAVTGVVLASGMVAALRPWAEEAAGRRFGHLDLQPVDLLAIASLGLITGLLAAVVPAVQASRTDVVEALTGRGSVKPPSRLIALLGLLMVAGGALLAMAGAALNIASSLSVLGGSVIAEVGMVLLTPTLVGLFGRLGRWLPLGPRLALRDSVRHRGRTAPAVAAVMAAVAGAVAVGVYTTSEDADMRRQYTASLPAGAVQVNTAWGPTADPAQLPALRAAVEQAMPDLGPRADIATVSYQGDCRTGKSVCGSVEVSIPPERRCPVMDQDRPEPTDPGVYERTMREDPRCTAERMSSSISSFNSLPVGDLKGLHNLLGVRDQAVEAAFAQGKAVVFDPIYLKDGRITVRLTEPPHENEMKAAMVGGPQKRAFHEVGVEAVLAHSDSPNAEAYLGPDTARKLGLTVTDGGSVWLPERLPSSAAEQRATAAVTKLTDGADLKVERGYRSQQDLMTIGLIGFSALVALGAAGIATGLAAADSQHDLATLAAVGASGGIRRRLSGFQCGTIAGMGVLLGTVCGIVPAVALRKFEHAATMGYASVPGGEVAEAPIVFPWLQMGLTMVVLPLLAVLLAMGLTRSKLGLVRRQA; encoded by the coding sequence GTGAAGCTCACCGCCTGGCGGGCCACCCTGCGGATCGCCCGCCGCGACGTGCTGCGCGCCAAGGGCCGCAGCGCGCTGGTCCTCGCCATGATCGCCCTGCCCGTCCTCGGCGTGGCCGGCGCCGACGTGGTCTACCGCAGCGCCGAACTGGAGCCGCAGGAGCGGATCACCCGGTACCTGGGCGGCGCCGACGCCCTGGTCAACTCCTACACCCGCGGCATGACGGTGTTCCAGGAGGCGAGCGGCACCGAGCGCACCTCGGTCCGCTACCGCCCGGACAACGCCCAGCCCACCGCCGCGGAACGCCGCAGCGCCGAGACCGAGCCCGAGCAGCTGGCCCGCGAACTCCTGCCGGCCGGCAGCGTGCTGCTCCCCGTCGGGCCGTCCCAGCGGGCCGCGGCCACCACCGTCGCCGGCCAGCTCGGCGTGGAGGTCACCGAGGCCGACCTGACCGACCCGGTCTGGCACGGCACGCTGAACGTGGTCGAGGGCACCGCCCCGGGCAACCCCCGGCAGATCGCCGCCACCAGGAAGTTCCTCGACGACTCCGGCCTGCGGCTCGGCTCCACCACCACCCTGCGCGGACTCCCCGGGGACCTCACCATCACCGCGGTGGTCGAGCACCCCAACGACCTGCGCAGCACCGAGCTGATCGGCCGCCCCGGCACGCTGATCGAGCCGCTCCGCCAGGCCGCCGGCCAACCCCAGACCACCGGCCGGTTCGACGGCGGACGCTGGCTGGTCAAGCTCCCCGCCGGGGCCACGCTGGACTGGCCCAAGGTCATGGAGTTCAACACCTACGGCTTCACCGTCTCCTCCCGCAGCGTCATGCTCGACCCGCCGGACCGCTCCCAGGTGCCCTACTACCGCGAGGTGGAGCGCGACGGCTACAGCCAGGGCGGCGGCCGGATCGACGAGGTGGCCCTGGTGGTCGTCGGCACCGTGGTGGGCATGGCCCTGCTGGAGATCGTCCTGCTGGCCGGCCCGGCCTTCGCGGTCGGCGCCCGACGCTCCCGCCGCCAGCTCGGCCTGCTCGCCGCCGGCGGCGGCGACCGCTCCCACGTCCGGGCCGTGGTGCTCGGTGGCGGCGTGGTGCTCGGCCTGGCCGGTGCCGTCACCGGCGTGGTGCTGGCCAGCGGCATGGTGGCCGCGCTGCGCCCGTGGGCCGAGGAGGCCGCCGGCCGCCGGTTCGGCCACCTCGACCTGCAGCCGGTCGACCTGCTGGCGATCGCCTCGCTCGGCCTGATCACCGGCCTGCTCGCGGCCGTCGTCCCGGCCGTCCAGGCCTCCCGGACCGACGTGGTGGAAGCGCTCACCGGGCGCGGCTCCGTCAAGCCCCCGAGCCGCCTGATCGCCCTGCTCGGCCTGCTGATGGTGGCCGGCGGCGCCCTGCTGGCCATGGCCGGCGCGGCCCTGAACATCGCCAGCAGCCTCTCGGTGCTCGGCGGCTCGGTGATCGCCGAGGTCGGCATGGTGCTGCTCACCCCGACCCTGGTCGGCCTCTTCGGCCGCCTCGGCCGGTGGCTCCCGCTCGGCCCCCGGCTCGCCCTGCGCGACTCGGTCCGGCACCGCGGACGGACCGCCCCGGCCGTGGCCGCCGTCATGGCCGCGGTCGCCGGCGCGGTCGCCGTCGGCGTCTACACCACCAGCGAGGACGCCGACATGCGACGCCAGTACACGGCCTCGCTGCCCGCCGGCGCCGTCCAGGTCAACACCGCCTGGGGCCCCACCGCCGATCCCGCCCAACTCCCCGCGCTGCGCGCCGCCGTCGAGCAGGCCATGCCCGACCTCGGCCCCCGCGCCGACATCGCCACCGTCAGCTACCAGGGCGACTGCCGGACGGGCAAGAGCGTCTGCGGCTCGGTGGAGGTCTCCATCCCGCCCGAGCGCCGCTGCCCGGTGATGGACCAGGACCGGCCGGAGCCGACCGACCCGGGCGTGTACGAGCGGACGATGCGGGAGGACCCGCGTTGCACGGCTGAGCGGATGTCCAGCTCGATCAGCTCCTTCAACTCCCTCCCGGTCGGCGACCTGAAGGGGCTGCACAACCTGCTCGGCGTCCGCGACCAGGCCGTCGAGGCGGCCTTCGCCCAGGGCAAGGCCGTGGTCTTCGACCCGATCTACCTGAAGGACGGCCGGATCACCGTACGGCTCACCGAGCCGCCCCACGAGAACGAGATGAAGGCCGCCATGGTCGGCGGCCCGCAGAAGCGCGCCTTCCACGAGGTCGGCGTCGAGGCCGTGCTGGCCCACAGCGACTCGCCCAACGCGGAGGCGTACCTCGGCCCGGACACCGCCCGGAAGCTCGGCCTCACCGTCACCGACGGCGGCTCGGTCTGGCTGCCCGAGCGCCTGCCCTCCAGCGCGGCCGAGCAGCGGGCCACCGCCGCGGTGACCAAGCTCACCGACGGCGCCGACCTCAAGGTCGAGCGCGGCTACCGCTCCCAGCAGGACCTGATGACCATCGGTCTGATCGGCTTCTCGGCCCTGGTGGCGCTCGGTGCGGCCGGCATCGCCACCGGTCTGGCCGCCGCCGACTCCCAGCACGACCTGGCCACCCTGGCCGCGGTCGGTGCGAGCGGAGGCATCCGGCGCCGACTGTCCGGGTTTCAGTGCGGGACGATCGCGGGGATGGGCGTGCTCCTCGGCACGGTCTGCGGCATCGTCCCGGCGGTGGCCCTGCGGAAGTTCGAGCACGCGGCCACCATGGGTTACGCGTCGGTGCCCGGCGGCGAGGTCGCCGAGGCCCCGATCGTCTTCCCGTGGCTGCAGATGGGACTGACCATGGTGGTCCTGCCGCTGCTGGCCGTCCTGCTGGCGATGGGGCTGACCCGCTCCAAGCTCGGCCTGGTCCGCCGCCAGGCCTGA
- a CDS encoding ATP-binding protein, with protein MPVSSTPQRHGARGAETTDSSGATRRPDRVLTSAERGAWCATASFPPQPPNVARARRLTRTALAAWGAPHLTDSAELLVSELVTNAVRYGRGAVSLTLTLTDSALQISVADFGPAMPQMREASEEDSNGRGLAIVSALCQRWTVTTRLTGKTVSCWLDVR; from the coding sequence ATGCCCGTGAGCAGTACCCCGCAGCGGCACGGCGCCCGTGGCGCCGAGACCACCGATTCCTCCGGCGCCACCCGGCGCCCCGACCGCGTCCTGACGTCCGCCGAGCGCGGCGCCTGGTGCGCGACCGCCAGCTTCCCGCCGCAGCCGCCGAACGTCGCCCGGGCGCGCCGGCTGACCAGGACGGCCCTGGCCGCCTGGGGTGCGCCGCACCTGACGGACAGTGCGGAGTTGCTGGTGTCCGAGCTGGTCACCAACGCCGTGCGGTACGGCCGCGGGGCGGTCTCGCTGACGCTGACGCTGACCGATTCCGCGCTGCAGATCTCGGTGGCGGACTTCGGCCCGGCCATGCCGCAGATGCGGGAGGCCTCCGAGGAGGATTCGAACGGTCGCGGGCTGGCCATCGTCTCGGCGCTCTGCCAGCGCTGGACGGTGACCACCCGGTTGACCGGGAAGACCGTCAGCTGCTGGCTGGACGTCCGGTAG
- the nudC gene encoding NAD(+) diphosphatase: protein MPDSKDLALARVGVDRAAHHRFDEPWLAAAWSHPTTKVLPISGGEAFVVDTENGAELVLLPSFEAPQTGDRYFLGTDEDGVSYFALAGESLPGRLDGDARPAGLREVGGTLSDRDAGLLVHAVALEHWHRLHSFCSRCGHPTEKAGAGHVRRCTSCAAEHYPRTDPAVIMLITDEQDRCLLGRQALWPEGRWSTLAGFVEPGESIEQAVRREVVEEAGVRVAEVEYVASQPWPFPSSLMLGFLGKADPAGTGITVDGEELSEARWFSREELGAGMAAGEILPPSGISIARHLVELWYGEPLPAAARW from the coding sequence GTGCCTGACAGCAAGGATCTGGCCCTGGCCCGGGTGGGCGTGGACCGGGCGGCGCACCACCGCTTCGACGAGCCCTGGCTCGCCGCCGCGTGGAGCCACCCCACCACCAAGGTGCTGCCGATCTCCGGCGGCGAGGCCTTCGTGGTGGACACCGAGAACGGCGCCGAACTGGTGCTGCTGCCCTCCTTCGAGGCGCCGCAGACCGGCGACCGCTACTTCCTCGGCACCGACGAGGACGGCGTCTCGTACTTCGCCCTGGCCGGCGAGAGCCTGCCCGGGCGGCTGGACGGCGACGCCCGTCCGGCCGGACTGCGCGAGGTCGGCGGCACGCTCTCCGACCGCGACGCCGGCCTGCTGGTGCACGCCGTCGCCCTGGAGCACTGGCACCGGCTGCACAGCTTCTGCTCGCGCTGCGGACACCCGACCGAGAAGGCCGGGGCCGGGCACGTCCGCCGGTGCACCTCCTGCGCCGCCGAGCACTACCCGCGGACCGACCCGGCGGTGATCATGCTGATCACCGACGAGCAGGACCGCTGCCTGCTGGGCCGTCAGGCGCTCTGGCCGGAGGGCCGCTGGTCCACCCTGGCCGGGTTCGTCGAGCCCGGCGAGTCGATCGAGCAGGCCGTCCGCCGCGAGGTCGTCGAGGAGGCCGGCGTCCGGGTCGCCGAGGTGGAGTACGTGGCCAGCCAGCCCTGGCCGTTCCCGTCCAGCCTGATGCTCGGCTTCCTGGGCAAGGCCGACCCGGCCGGCACCGGGATCACCGTGGACGGCGAGGAGCTCTCCGAGGCCCGCTGGTTCTCCCGCGAGGAGCTGGGGGCCGGCATGGCGGCGGGGGAGATCCTGCCGCCCTCCGGGATCTCGATCGCCCGGCACCTGGTCGAACTCTGGTACGGCGAACCGCTGCCGGCGGCCGCCCGCTGGTGA